A single Desulfofalx alkaliphila DSM 12257 DNA region contains:
- a CDS encoding GyrI-like domain-containing protein produces MSNEFVLEEKQAQPVLSIRTRTAVDKLPQELGKAYEAIIQYLNELGEKPAEPVAFAAYYNTDMQDLDVEMGFPVSKPLKGKGEIKSGEIPAGKQVSCMYKGSYSKVEPVYQAMMQWISEKGYTPTGVAYEFYYNSPMDVPESELLTKIVFPIK; encoded by the coding sequence ATGAGTAATGAATTTGTATTAGAGGAAAAACAGGCGCAACCGGTATTATCCATAAGGACAAGGACGGCGGTTGATAAACTGCCCCAGGAGTTGGGTAAAGCCTACGAGGCTATTATCCAATACCTTAACGAGCTTGGTGAAAAACCGGCGGAGCCGGTGGCTTTCGCGGCATATTATAACACGGACATGCAGGATTTGGATGTGGAGATGGGATTCCCGGTTTCAAAACCTTTGAAAGGCAAAGGTGAAATTAAGTCCGGTGAAATTCCTGCAGGAAAACAGGTTTCCTGTATGTACAAGGGATCTTATAGTAAAGTTGAGCCGGTTTATCAAGCGATGATGCAGTGGATAAGCGAAAAGGGTTACACCCCGACGGGGGTTGCTTATGAGTTTTACTACAATTCTCCCATGGACGTGCCCGAAAGTGAGTTACTAACTAAAATAGTGTTTCCAATAAAATAG